From Nitratidesulfovibrio vulgaris str. Hildenborough, a single genomic window includes:
- a CDS encoding FlgO family outer membrane protein, whose amino-acid sequence MKTSFSRPLRMLALVTSLSFIVCSTACAPQTQQQAKNPYELGSDYVEAGYAIANDLDANLRLPLSKDQPIIVASFVNVNNLSESSSFGRMIAEHVGSRLSQRGYKIVELKLRQSSIFMQEGKGEFMLSRDVKEISRMHNAAAVVVGTYASVRSSAARHSTVHEKIYISSRIVRSDDSTIISSCDYSVQNTPIVSPVQEW is encoded by the coding sequence ATGAAAACATCCTTTTCCCGTCCTCTGCGAATGCTAGCACTCGTCACTTCTCTCTCTTTTATTGTATGCAGCACAGCATGTGCACCACAAACACAACAGCAGGCAAAGAATCCTTACGAACTTGGCAGCGACTATGTGGAAGCCGGTTACGCCATCGCCAATGACCTTGATGCCAATCTGCGGCTCCCTCTTTCCAAGGACCAGCCTATCATCGTTGCAAGCTTTGTGAATGTTAACAATCTATCTGAATCCTCATCATTTGGAAGAATGATTGCCGAACATGTAGGGTCACGCCTTTCTCAACGCGGCTACAAAATTGTTGAGTTGAAGCTACGCCAAAGCTCTATTTTTATGCAGGAGGGCAAAGGCGAGTTCATGCTCAGCCGCGACGTCAAGGAAATCAGCAGAATGCATAATGCAGCAGCCGTCGTAGTTGGAACATATGCATCCGTGAGATCAAGTGCTGCTAGACACAGCACTGTACATGAAAAAATCTACATATCTTCGCGCATAGTCCGTAGCGATGACAGCACCATCATCTCGTCATGTGACTATTCCGTGCAGAACACGCCTATCGTTTCCCCCGTTCAAGAGTGGTAG
- the argJ gene encoding bifunctional glutamate N-acetyltransferase/amino-acid acetyltransferase ArgJ: protein MSASPKGFRFATVSAGFRKEARPDLALIVSDTPATAAGVFTTNRFQAAPVVVARENLSARPVARAVVINSGQANACTGDEGMTNCRTTLDLVGKACGIPAAEVLPASTGVIGAQLHMDKWREAAPRLAAALGQNTHHDFARAIMTTDAFPKVAERELAIAGTTVRLVGMAKGAGMICPNMATMLSVVLCDAAVTPEAWQRLFLDAVDRTFNRVTVDGDTSTNDTVFGLANGASGVTVEGEDLAKLGEALTDVLARLAYMLVQDGEGATKVMRVKVSGAVDDAEAEAVARTVGHSQLVKTAMYGRDANWGRIVAAVGRSGASFKAEDVVVTLCGVELFRNGQPTDLDFDTLLREPLKGRDVTVDIELGAGTGHYELLASDLTHDYVNCNADYRS, encoded by the coding sequence ATGTCCGCATCACCCAAGGGTTTCCGCTTCGCCACGGTATCCGCAGGCTTTCGCAAGGAAGCCCGCCCCGACCTCGCCCTCATCGTCAGCGACACGCCCGCCACGGCGGCAGGCGTCTTCACCACCAATCGGTTTCAGGCAGCCCCAGTGGTCGTGGCGCGTGAGAATCTCTCCGCACGCCCCGTCGCGCGCGCCGTTGTCATCAACTCCGGTCAGGCCAACGCCTGCACCGGCGACGAGGGCATGACCAACTGCCGCACCACCCTCGACCTCGTGGGCAAGGCATGTGGCATCCCCGCCGCAGAAGTGCTTCCGGCATCAACGGGCGTCATCGGTGCGCAGCTGCACATGGACAAGTGGCGCGAGGCCGCGCCGCGTCTTGCAGCCGCCCTCGGGCAGAACACCCACCACGACTTCGCCCGTGCCATCATGACCACCGACGCCTTCCCCAAGGTCGCCGAACGCGAACTTGCCATCGCCGGTACCACGGTGCGTCTCGTGGGCATGGCCAAGGGGGCGGGCATGATATGCCCCAACATGGCGACCATGCTCTCTGTCGTGCTGTGTGACGCCGCCGTCACCCCGGAAGCATGGCAGAGGCTGTTCCTCGACGCGGTGGACCGTACCTTCAACCGTGTCACCGTCGACGGCGACACCAGCACCAACGACACGGTCTTCGGCCTTGCCAACGGTGCCAGCGGAGTCACCGTCGAAGGCGAAGACCTTGCCAAACTCGGCGAGGCGCTGACCGACGTTCTCGCCCGACTCGCCTACATGCTGGTGCAGGATGGTGAAGGTGCCACCAAGGTCATGCGCGTGAAGGTCTCCGGCGCGGTCGACGACGCAGAGGCCGAAGCTGTGGCGCGCACGGTCGGTCATTCGCAACTGGTCAAGACGGCCATGTACGGGCGCGATGCCAACTGGGGCCGCATCGTGGCCGCCGTAGGTCGTTCCGGCGCCTCCTTCAAGGCTGAAGACGTGGTGGTGACCCTGTGCGGTGTTGAACTCTTCCGCAACGGACAACCCACCGACCTCGACTTCGACACGCTGCTGCGCGAACCACTCAAGGGACGCGACGTCACCGTAGACATCGAACTCGGCGCAGGGACGGGGCACTACGAACTTCTCGCCTCCGACCTGACGCACGACTACGTGAACTGCAACGCCGACTACCGTTCGTAG
- a CDS encoding flavodoxin family protein translates to MYALAINGSPRKGGNTEIMLNKALEPLAAAGWETELVQVGGRNIRGCIACYKCFENKDGRCAVTKDKFNDVMEKMLRADALILGSPTYFTDVTAELKAVLDRSGLVAIANGTAFRGKIGAAVVVARRGGATHVYDTINHMFLMSQMLVPGSIYWNLGYGRDKGEVESDAEAMANMDHLGKVIDWLGKATAPHRDAYPLGVRPPAE, encoded by the coding sequence ATGTACGCACTGGCTATCAACGGCAGCCCGCGCAAGGGCGGCAACACCGAAATCATGCTCAACAAGGCTCTCGAACCACTCGCCGCCGCAGGCTGGGAGACTGAACTCGTGCAGGTCGGCGGACGCAACATCCGTGGCTGCATCGCCTGCTACAAGTGTTTCGAGAACAAGGACGGTCGCTGCGCGGTGACCAAGGACAAGTTCAACGACGTCATGGAAAAGATGTTGCGTGCCGATGCGCTCATCCTCGGTTCGCCGACCTACTTCACCGACGTCACCGCTGAACTCAAGGCCGTCCTCGACCGTTCGGGACTTGTCGCCATCGCCAACGGAACGGCCTTCCGCGGCAAGATTGGCGCAGCAGTGGTCGTAGCCCGGCGCGGCGGCGCGACCCACGTCTATGACACCATCAACCACATGTTCCTCATGTCACAGATGCTGGTGCCCGGTTCCATCTACTGGAATCTCGGCTATGGGCGAGACAAGGGCGAGGTTGAATCCGATGCCGAGGCCATGGCGAACATGGATCATCTCGGCAAGGTCATCGACTGGCTGGGCAAGGCCACGGCCCCCCACCGCGACGCCTACCCCCTTGGAGTGCGCCCGCCCGCAGAGTAG
- a CDS encoding cobyric acid synthase: MKSPTPALMLQGTSSNAGKSILTAAFCRILLQDGYRVAPFKAQNMALNSHVTADGLELGRAQAVQAAACRLDVDVRMNPVLLKPNSDTGSQVVVMGRPVGNMRVREYMAYKPVAFDAARAAYDSLAADVDVMVLEGAGSPAEVNLKAHDIVNMAMARHAEAKVLLVGDIDRGGVFASLVGTMELLDPWERDLVAGFVLNKFRGDATLLSPAYDVVTGRTGKPFLGVVPWLHDLGLPDEDSVSFRETLAGRAPDVPAGGGMLDIVLVDLPHISNFTDLDALRREPDVAVRVVRSPEQLGSPDAIILPGSKNTLGDLAALRSRGMAEALCALRSAEGGHLGPVIVGICGGFQMMGRFLADPQGVESDHACTEAGLGLLPVTTEMGSAKVLRRTSAKTVSGWCGAGVAAGLMPGTGGGHGGAEVCPGEGYAVHGYEIHHGVTTPDAGGGAVLVCLHESDGSPAGWTTPDGQVWGTYLHGVFDADGFRRGWLDALRVRRGLEPVGRVVARYDLDPALDRLADVVREAVDMGHIYSVLGLSPKGRRQT, encoded by the coding sequence ATGAAATCCCCCACTCCGGCCCTCATGCTGCAAGGCACAAGTTCCAACGCCGGCAAGAGCATCCTCACGGCGGCGTTCTGCCGCATCCTCTTGCAGGACGGCTACCGCGTCGCCCCGTTCAAGGCCCAGAACATGGCACTCAACTCGCACGTCACGGCTGACGGCCTTGAACTGGGTCGGGCGCAGGCCGTGCAGGCCGCGGCATGTCGTCTCGATGTGGACGTGCGCATGAACCCCGTACTGCTCAAACCCAATTCGGACACAGGTTCGCAGGTCGTCGTCATGGGGCGCCCCGTGGGGAACATGCGCGTGCGCGAATACATGGCCTACAAGCCGGTGGCCTTCGACGCTGCGCGCGCGGCCTACGACAGCCTTGCCGCCGACGTGGACGTGATGGTGCTCGAAGGGGCCGGAAGCCCGGCTGAAGTGAATCTCAAGGCCCACGATATCGTGAACATGGCCATGGCACGCCACGCAGAGGCCAAGGTCCTGCTGGTGGGCGACATCGACCGCGGGGGGGTCTTCGCTTCACTGGTGGGGACGATGGAACTGCTCGACCCGTGGGAACGCGACCTCGTGGCGGGGTTCGTGCTCAACAAGTTCAGGGGGGACGCCACGCTGCTGTCGCCGGCGTATGATGTGGTGACCGGGCGCACGGGCAAGCCCTTTCTCGGTGTCGTGCCGTGGCTGCACGACCTCGGGCTGCCGGATGAGGATTCCGTCTCCTTCCGTGAGACGCTGGCAGGCAGGGCACCTGACGTGCCAGCCGGAGGCGGGATGCTGGACATCGTTCTCGTCGACCTGCCGCACATAAGCAACTTCACCGACCTCGACGCACTACGGCGTGAACCCGATGTGGCGGTACGGGTCGTCCGTTCGCCCGAACAACTGGGTAGCCCCGACGCCATCATCCTTCCGGGCAGCAAGAACACGCTGGGCGACCTCGCGGCGTTGCGCTCACGAGGCATGGCCGAGGCCCTTTGCGCGTTGCGCAGTGCTGAAGGGGGGCATCTCGGGCCAGTCATCGTCGGCATCTGCGGTGGGTTCCAGATGATGGGACGGTTTCTTGCCGACCCGCAGGGTGTGGAATCGGACCATGCCTGCACGGAGGCAGGGCTGGGCCTTCTGCCCGTGACGACGGAGATGGGCAGTGCCAAGGTGCTGCGCCGTACCAGTGCCAAGACCGTCTCAGGCTGGTGCGGTGCTGGCGTGGCGGCGGGGTTGATGCCCGGAACGGGCGGCGGGCACGGTGGTGCGGAGGTATGCCCCGGCGAGGGCTACGCCGTCCATGGCTACGAGATTCATCACGGCGTCACGACGCCTGACGCGGGAGGGGGCGCCGTCCTCGTCTGCCTGCACGAGTCGGACGGCAGCCCGGCAGGGTGGACGACACCTGACGGGCAGGTGTGGGGAACCTACCTGCATGGCGTGTTCGACGCCGATGGCTTCAGGCGCGGCTGGCTGGACGCACTGCGTGTCAGGCGGGGGCTTGAACCGGTCGGTCGCGTCGTGGCGCGCTACGACCTCGACCCGGCACTCGACAGGCTTGCCGACGTGGTTCGCGAGGCGGTCGACATGGGGCACATCTACAGCGTGCTTGGGTTGTCCCCGAAAGGCCGAAGACAGACGTAG
- a CDS encoding fused MFS/spermidine synthase, which produces MLELVVFVSGALVMVLEMVGARVLAPHLGTSVIVWTSLIGVVLACLAAGAWLGGRLADRAVSERALARILAAAGAGTLLTALLHGIVGEAISERVPDLRAGAVVAAIILFGGPATLFGMVGPYVARLRLADMRTAGATVGRLSALSTAGSIVGTFLGGFVLVSYFGSTHILLGTGGGMVALSLMACRSRPAARLLLLCGVGALLWATASYAAYAEEATGIRVVETPYNHIRVYEGLMPDGLRLRCLATDPGRMQSAMYPDRPDELALPYTRFFALGPLLVPDASKVLMLGGGAFSVPRWLLAGGGGLDASRLSVDVVELDPGMTAEARRSFGLTDDPRLRVFHEDARVFCNRNRERYDLVLVDVFGSHYTVPFHAGTVEAARTLRAVTRDDGVLLMNVIAAMDGVDGRLFRAIRGALAAHFAEVHVFAVRDSEDRHGVQNLMLLALPVPRPDFAPYLADVGERIRHAGTPTAAARDEVPHTGGNGMATVSGGVVPDAAMPDAAMPDAAMPDAAIPDAAMPDGVMLDSTSASSPHPVTHLPVTDVEMVRLLASRVRALSPDDTPPLRDDFAPVERYALGLLRR; this is translated from the coding sequence ATGCTGGAACTGGTCGTCTTCGTCAGCGGTGCCCTTGTGATGGTTCTCGAAATGGTCGGGGCAAGGGTGCTGGCCCCGCATCTCGGCACGTCGGTCATCGTCTGGACGAGTCTCATCGGCGTGGTGCTGGCGTGTCTGGCTGCGGGGGCGTGGCTAGGCGGACGGCTTGCCGACAGGGCCGTGTCAGAGCGCGCACTTGCGCGCATTCTGGCAGCAGCGGGTGCTGGCACCCTTCTGACGGCCCTGCTGCACGGCATCGTGGGCGAGGCCATATCAGAGAGGGTTCCCGACCTCAGGGCGGGAGCGGTCGTTGCCGCCATCATCCTTTTCGGAGGGCCCGCCACCCTCTTCGGCATGGTCGGCCCGTATGTGGCACGGCTGAGGCTTGCCGACATGCGCACTGCCGGGGCGACCGTGGGCAGGCTTTCCGCCCTTTCGACGGCGGGCAGCATCGTCGGCACCTTTCTTGGCGGTTTCGTACTGGTTTCGTACTTCGGTAGCACCCACATCCTTCTGGGGACGGGAGGTGGGATGGTCGCGCTGTCGCTCATGGCGTGTCGCAGCCGTCCCGCAGCACGGCTGCTCCTGCTTTGCGGGGTTGGCGCCTTGTTGTGGGCTACGGCGTCGTATGCGGCCTATGCGGAAGAAGCCACGGGGATACGCGTCGTGGAGACGCCGTACAACCACATTCGCGTCTACGAGGGGCTCATGCCCGACGGGCTGCGGCTGCGATGCCTCGCCACTGACCCTGGGCGGATGCAGTCGGCCATGTATCCCGACAGGCCCGATGAACTGGCGTTGCCCTATACCCGTTTCTTCGCGCTGGGGCCGTTGCTGGTGCCCGATGCTTCGAAGGTGCTGATGCTCGGAGGCGGGGCCTTCTCGGTGCCGCGCTGGCTTCTTGCCGGTGGTGGCGGGCTCGATGCGTCGCGCCTTTCCGTCGATGTGGTCGAACTCGACCCCGGCATGACGGCGGAGGCCCGCCGTTCGTTCGGCCTGACGGACGACCCGAGATTGCGTGTCTTCCATGAGGATGCGCGGGTCTTCTGCAATCGCAACCGGGAAAGGTACGACCTTGTCCTTGTGGATGTGTTCGGTTCACACTACACGGTGCCCTTTCATGCGGGCACCGTAGAGGCTGCGCGTACCCTTCGGGCCGTGACACGCGATGACGGTGTGCTGCTCATGAACGTCATCGCCGCCATGGATGGGGTCGACGGACGACTCTTTCGCGCCATCCGTGGGGCACTCGCCGCCCATTTCGCCGAGGTGCATGTCTTCGCCGTGCGTGACAGCGAAGACCGGCACGGCGTGCAGAATCTCATGCTGCTTGCCCTGCCGGTGCCGCGGCCGGATTTCGCCCCGTACCTTGCGGACGTAGGTGAGCGAATCCGACATGCCGGGACGCCCACTGCGGCGGCGCGCGACGAGGTTCCCCATACGGGCGGGAACGGCATGGCGACCGTTTCCGGTGGCGTGGTGCCGGATGCCGCGATGCCGGATGCTGCGATGCCGGATGCTGCGATGCCGGATGCTGCGATTCCGGATGCCGCGATGCCGGACGGCGTCATGTTGGACAGCACCTCGGCATCCAGCCCGCATCCCGTCACGCATTTACCCGTCACAGACGTGGAGATGGTGCGACTTCTCGCCTCGCGTGTGCGCGCCCTGTCTCCGGACGACACACCGCCCCTGCGGGATGATTTCGCACCGGTTGAGCGGTACGCACTGGGGTTGTTGCGCAGGTAG